A stretch of the Streptomyces ortus genome encodes the following:
- a CDS encoding neuraminidase-like domain-containing protein, translating into MTVTVQITGPAANAVVRRTVVVTAQVNGLVPPGGDHDPYDILNSVMVTVAGQPAVQATGSGGGWTAQVPLPASVTPGTQISVKVTANYRAIDWYVPYPEQWPDVWSATSTPISVSQTVQVQAASPPAFTWTSPAAGSTVDLFEGSGQITAQFNVTRAQITPLTLSITRDNTTTPVAWAGVTSYRIPVSLLPMPLGARTVTFTCTDPDGLTATQTRTFTGRDASPPNLQVSPVTVFGDSKGTATAPLQGTAPDAQSGMTGGSAKVEWALSPTGTRTLAKPGAGSDFRNWTADVPLTGFGAHTVHLWATDNAGNVTAKDVQATVISSYVPESLEQRLDEREYLAALLSFAHGQVNVPGPPAAPLDTATLVAALGQPLDRLSQPLSAEAGLGGHEVNQLRIPVELLRARIAATNTPTAPGAALEQEYRGTAYASLLAAAGTSYAELRLARGADATARRALADRLGIRLRTTAPDELDQLLVDGPALTEAGLETLFGLPSTTAADPLRVPAVPLLLGWRLAAQSLAWAGQDQHPDAPRAFEVLADPDVIDADDVIDGPAGDPVRKLLTDRAQALSAYRATLSALRTGRTPAAALTAMLTLAQPGLDLAALAAQDAQGADIGGALAARGLARGGFLYLRQLSALAGAGTVTTAEWDDGLAVLTGAYKRQQLYPAWRAAESGFVLSPDFFVTGGAGPAPGPYRAEGGARAAWQSVLRARIAQREALGEADAQAVAAAEQAALPVLRDALLADLAATTTAAGEVGESMSARFFVDMLAGGTLRTSRIGQAVESVQSLLSAKRSGELAPDHPAAGWTFRNGPETFAAAWAWLGEQGTWQAATTAFLFPERHLDPALLVPSTRTMTPGTPTLPLDILFAQVSGPGVTFTAGTAVKLAADYLTAKRITLPASYTYLDPQRRLAHQTALAGTSSGIEAVQNTGHADNREIFWAVPMLLAQRLQAAGDYRAALDWYWIVLPYDLASPTSIYSRINGETLSGPDLTFPADWTTNLDPFALADSASAKRPKPHTRYTLLSIIRCHLDYGDAEFTRETDESVAHARTLYVTARRLLGSAALVPQTPTNLGEPALPIPEVRTLRTRVDMQLAKLRQGRNIAGMPRTQGLAAATVSQPTPYRCKVLLERAGQLAAQAAQMEAGYLSALEKYDDRNLRVYDALKAIDLSAAQARVALSRVDEAHDAVTAATAQLTKAETMAASYAEALEAPTNRYEQDLLDNYGEMRDIRDAITVADTALAIAQAASSGASLMDAIFSGGARQALAISMSATAAVKGGFQLQQNHLEAQLQANQLRAGIEQRKDEWRRQQVAAQQDIQIAAAQVTVADDQVTIAEREQDVATLQHDQATATLTFLNGQFTNADLYLWMSNTLGGVYRYFLQQATATARQAQAQLAFERAEPARVLIRQDYGQTPAEMTSNAGPDRRGLTGAEQLAQDLARLDEYAFSSARRRLNLSQTFSLARLMPVEFLEFRRTGTLAFTTPTALFDADFPGHYLRLVRQVRTSLVALVPPDRGIRATLYSNGISRVTTGRDGTFQEVVVRSDPGVVALTSPMNASGVFEFDAQSDMLLPFEGSGVDTTWEFRLPPAANPLDYSTIVDLLVTVDYTAAYDGTYREQVVTRLNADRDRGADCVFSLARDFPDQWYDLNNPADPTARSITLPLRDIDFPAGIGELTTAAVAVRLASDAPVPDTTVSLSRGASGGRATATNGVAGTRRGNAAAWNALLGTGPAGDWQLGFDAGAGAVFESGTLDDVLLVLSWTGEAPAWEL; encoded by the coding sequence ATGACCGTTACCGTACAGATCACAGGGCCGGCCGCGAACGCAGTGGTACGGCGCACGGTGGTGGTGACCGCGCAGGTGAATGGGCTCGTCCCGCCGGGCGGTGACCACGACCCGTACGACATCCTCAACTCGGTCATGGTGACCGTCGCCGGGCAGCCCGCGGTACAGGCGACCGGTTCGGGCGGGGGCTGGACCGCTCAGGTGCCGTTGCCCGCGTCCGTCACGCCGGGCACGCAGATCTCGGTCAAGGTGACCGCCAACTACCGTGCGATCGACTGGTACGTCCCGTACCCCGAGCAGTGGCCCGACGTGTGGTCCGCCACGTCCACCCCCATCAGCGTCTCCCAGACCGTCCAGGTGCAGGCGGCCTCACCACCGGCCTTCACCTGGACGTCCCCCGCCGCCGGGAGCACGGTCGACCTGTTCGAGGGGAGCGGGCAGATCACCGCCCAGTTCAACGTCACCCGCGCCCAGATCACACCGCTGACCCTCTCCATCACCCGGGACAACACGACCACACCCGTGGCATGGGCCGGAGTCACCTCGTACCGGATACCGGTCAGTCTGCTGCCCATGCCGCTCGGGGCGCGGACCGTGACGTTCACCTGCACCGATCCCGACGGCCTGACCGCTACTCAGACCCGCACGTTCACCGGGCGTGACGCCTCGCCGCCGAACCTTCAGGTCTCCCCCGTCACCGTGTTCGGGGACAGCAAGGGCACCGCCACCGCCCCGCTGCAGGGGACGGCTCCCGACGCGCAGAGCGGTATGACGGGCGGCAGCGCCAAAGTGGAGTGGGCGCTGTCCCCCACAGGCACCAGGACCCTGGCGAAGCCCGGGGCGGGCAGCGACTTCAGGAACTGGACCGCGGACGTACCGCTGACGGGGTTCGGCGCGCACACCGTCCATCTGTGGGCGACCGACAACGCGGGCAACGTCACCGCCAAGGACGTCCAGGCCACGGTGATCAGCTCCTATGTGCCCGAGTCCCTGGAGCAGCGGCTGGACGAGCGCGAGTATCTCGCCGCGCTGCTGTCCTTCGCGCACGGGCAGGTCAACGTGCCGGGACCGCCCGCCGCGCCGCTGGACACCGCCACCCTGGTGGCGGCGCTCGGGCAGCCGCTCGACCGGCTCAGCCAGCCGCTGTCGGCCGAGGCCGGTCTGGGCGGCCACGAAGTCAACCAGCTGCGGATTCCCGTGGAGCTCCTGCGGGCCCGTATCGCGGCCACGAACACGCCCACCGCGCCCGGTGCCGCCCTGGAGCAGGAGTACCGCGGCACGGCCTACGCGTCCCTGCTCGCCGCCGCCGGAACCTCCTACGCGGAACTGCGGCTGGCCAGGGGCGCCGACGCCACGGCCCGACGGGCGCTCGCCGACCGGCTCGGCATCCGGCTCAGGACGACGGCGCCCGACGAACTCGACCAACTGCTCGTCGACGGCCCCGCTCTCACCGAGGCCGGTCTGGAGACACTGTTCGGCCTGCCCTCGACCACCGCGGCCGACCCCCTGCGTGTCCCCGCCGTGCCCCTGCTGCTCGGCTGGCGGCTGGCCGCCCAGTCGCTCGCCTGGGCCGGACAGGACCAGCATCCCGACGCGCCGAGGGCCTTCGAGGTGCTCGCCGATCCCGATGTGATCGACGCCGACGACGTCATCGACGGGCCGGCGGGCGACCCCGTCCGCAAGCTGCTGACCGACCGGGCCCAGGCCCTCTCCGCGTACCGTGCGACGCTGTCCGCGCTCAGGACGGGCAGGACTCCGGCCGCCGCCCTCACCGCGATGCTCACGCTGGCGCAGCCCGGCCTCGACCTGGCCGCCCTGGCCGCTCAGGACGCGCAGGGTGCCGACATCGGCGGCGCCCTCGCCGCCCGGGGCCTGGCCCGGGGCGGCTTCCTGTATCTCAGGCAGCTGAGCGCGCTGGCCGGCGCCGGAACGGTCACCACGGCCGAGTGGGACGACGGCCTGGCCGTCCTCACAGGTGCGTACAAGCGCCAACAGCTCTACCCGGCCTGGCGGGCGGCGGAGTCGGGCTTCGTGCTCTCGCCGGACTTCTTCGTCACCGGCGGCGCCGGGCCCGCGCCCGGCCCGTACCGTGCCGAGGGCGGGGCCCGTGCCGCCTGGCAGTCCGTGCTGCGCGCCAGGATCGCCCAGCGGGAGGCCCTCGGCGAGGCCGACGCGCAGGCCGTGGCAGCCGCCGAGCAGGCCGCGCTGCCGGTCCTGCGTGACGCCCTGCTCGCCGACCTCGCCGCCACGACCACGGCGGCGGGCGAAGTGGGCGAGTCGATGTCGGCACGGTTCTTCGTCGACATGCTCGCCGGCGGGACCCTGCGCACGAGCCGTATCGGGCAGGCCGTCGAGAGTGTGCAGTCACTGTTGTCGGCGAAGCGGTCGGGCGAGCTGGCCCCGGACCACCCCGCGGCCGGCTGGACGTTCAGGAACGGACCCGAGACGTTCGCCGCCGCCTGGGCCTGGCTGGGTGAGCAGGGCACCTGGCAGGCGGCCACCACCGCGTTCCTGTTCCCCGAGCGGCACCTCGACCCCGCGCTGCTCGTCCCGAGCACCAGAACGATGACTCCAGGCACGCCGACCCTGCCGCTGGACATACTTTTCGCGCAGGTCAGTGGGCCGGGGGTCACGTTCACCGCCGGCACGGCCGTCAAGCTGGCAGCCGATTACCTCACGGCGAAGAGGATCACCCTCCCCGCTTCGTACACCTATCTCGATCCGCAGCGCAGGCTCGCCCATCAGACCGCTCTCGCCGGCACGTCGAGCGGGATCGAGGCCGTCCAGAACACCGGCCACGCCGACAACCGGGAGATTTTCTGGGCCGTGCCGATGCTCCTCGCGCAGCGCCTCCAGGCGGCCGGGGACTACCGGGCGGCGCTCGACTGGTACTGGATCGTCCTTCCGTACGACCTCGCCTCGCCGACCTCGATCTACAGCCGCATCAACGGCGAGACGCTGTCCGGCCCCGATCTGACGTTCCCGGCCGACTGGACCACGAATCTCGACCCGTTCGCGCTGGCGGACTCGGCGTCCGCGAAGCGTCCCAAGCCCCACACCCGGTACACCCTGCTGTCGATCATCAGATGTCATCTCGACTACGGCGACGCGGAGTTCACCCGGGAGACCGACGAGTCGGTCGCGCACGCCCGTACCCTCTACGTCACCGCCCGCCGACTGCTCGGCTCCGCCGCTCTGGTGCCCCAGACGCCGACGAACCTCGGTGAGCCGGCGCTGCCGATCCCGGAGGTCCGCACCCTGCGCACCCGGGTGGACATGCAACTGGCCAAGCTCCGCCAGGGCCGCAACATCGCCGGCATGCCGCGCACGCAGGGCCTCGCGGCGGCGACGGTCAGTCAGCCGACCCCGTACCGCTGCAAGGTGCTGCTGGAGCGGGCCGGGCAACTCGCCGCGCAGGCCGCCCAGATGGAGGCCGGCTACCTCTCCGCCCTGGAGAAGTACGACGACCGCAATCTGCGTGTCTACGACGCCCTCAAGGCGATCGATCTGAGCGCGGCGCAGGCCAGGGTGGCGCTGAGCCGGGTCGACGAGGCCCACGATGCCGTCACCGCCGCCACGGCGCAGCTGACGAAGGCCGAGACCATGGCCGCGTCCTATGCCGAAGCTCTCGAAGCGCCCACGAACAGGTATGAGCAGGACCTGCTCGACAACTACGGCGAGATGCGCGACATCAGGGACGCGATCACGGTGGCGGACACCGCTCTCGCCATCGCGCAGGCGGCGTCGTCCGGGGCCAGCCTGATGGACGCGATCTTCAGCGGTGGTGCCCGGCAGGCCCTCGCCATCTCGATGAGTGCGACCGCGGCCGTCAAGGGCGGTTTCCAGCTCCAGCAGAACCATCTGGAGGCGCAGTTGCAGGCCAATCAGCTGCGGGCCGGCATCGAGCAGCGCAAGGACGAGTGGCGGCGCCAGCAGGTGGCCGCCCAGCAGGACATCCAGATCGCCGCCGCGCAGGTCACCGTGGCGGACGACCAGGTCACGATCGCCGAGCGGGAACAGGACGTCGCGACGCTCCAGCACGACCAGGCGACGGCCACCCTGACCTTCCTCAACGGCCAGTTCACCAACGCCGACCTGTACCTCTGGATGAGCAACACCCTCGGCGGGGTGTACCGGTACTTCCTGCAGCAGGCCACCGCGACGGCCCGGCAGGCGCAGGCCCAACTCGCCTTCGAGCGGGCGGAACCCGCCCGGGTGCTGATCCGCCAGGACTACGGCCAGACGCCGGCCGAGATGACCTCGAACGCCGGTCCCGACCGGCGGGGCCTCACCGGCGCGGAACAGCTCGCCCAGGACCTGGCCCGGCTCGACGAGTACGCCTTCAGCTCCGCGCGCCGGCGCCTGAACCTCTCGCAGACGTTCTCGCTGGCCCGTCTGATGCCGGTGGAGTTCCTGGAGTTCCGCCGGACGGGCACGCTCGCCTTCACCACCCCCACGGCGTTGTTCGACGCCGACTTCCCCGGCCACTACCTCCGGCTGGTCCGTCAGGTGCGCACCAGCCTTGTCGCGCTGGTGCCGCCGGACCGGGGAATCCGCGCCACCCTCTACTCGAACGGCATCTCGCGGGTCACCACCGGTCGGGACGGCACGTTCCAGGAGGTCGTGGTGCGCAGCGATCCGGGGGTCGTCGCCCTGACATCGCCGATGAACGCCAGCGGGGTGTTCGAGTTCGACGCCCAGTCGGACATGCTGCTGCCGTTCGAGGGCAGCGGCGTGGACACCACCTGGGAGTTCCGGCTGCCGCCCGCCGCCAATCCACTCGACTACTCCACCATCGTCGACCTGCTGGTCACGGTGGACTACACCGCCGCATACGACGGCACCTACCGCGAGCAGGTGGTCACCCGGCTCAACGCCGACCGGGACCGTGGCGCCGACTGTGTGTTCAGCCTGGCGAGGGACTTCCCGGACCAGTGGTACGACCTCAACAACCCGGCCGACCCCACCGCGAGGTCGATCACGCTCCCGCTGCGCGACATCGACTTCCCGGCCGGGATCGGAGAGCTCACCACCGCCGCGGTCGCGGTTCGCCTGGCGAGCGACGCGCCGGTTCCCGACACCACGGTCTCCCTGTCCCGTGGGGCGAGCGGCGGCCGGGCGACGGCGACCAACGGCGTCGCCGGCACCCGGCGGGGCAATGCCGCGGCCTGGAACGCCTTACTGGGGACCGGTCCGGCGGGCGACTGGCAACTGGGTTTCGACGCGGGCGCCGGCGCTGTGTTCGAGTCGGGCACACTCGACGACGTCCTGCTGGTCCTGAGCTGGACGGGAGAGGCACCGGCCTGGGAACTCTGA
- a CDS encoding SDR family oxidoreductase: MRVLVTGGTGLIGTAVVAELLGNGHTVLALTRSDASARAAEASGAEPLKGGLADLDVLRAGVARTDGVIHLAFRNDFSSPEALASAIAEETAALTVLGEALAGSDRPLVTVSGTPWVPGRASTEADPLPTDGPVGGRGRTVNEILGLSARGVRSTAVRLPRTVHHQGTGGFAGVLTETARRTGVSGCPGDGTQRWPAVHALDAAVLFRLALERGPAGSAWHAVADEGDRVRDIAAVIGRRLGLPVESVPQDAYGPLGPIFATDQPSSSARTREALGWEPEHPGLLQDLENIQP, from the coding sequence ATGCGTGTTCTCGTCACCGGTGGCACCGGTCTGATCGGCACCGCGGTCGTCGCCGAACTGCTCGGCAACGGCCACACCGTCCTGGCGCTCACCCGCTCCGACGCGTCGGCGCGGGCCGCCGAGGCGTCGGGCGCCGAGCCGCTCAAGGGAGGTCTCGCCGACCTGGACGTCCTCCGCGCCGGCGTCGCCCGGACCGACGGAGTGATCCACCTGGCGTTCCGCAACGACTTCAGCAGTCCCGAAGCCCTCGCCTCGGCGATCGCCGAGGAGACCGCCGCGCTCACCGTCCTGGGCGAGGCACTCGCAGGAAGCGACCGCCCCCTCGTCACCGTCTCGGGTACGCCGTGGGTACCGGGCCGGGCCTCCACCGAGGCCGACCCGCTGCCGACCGACGGTCCGGTGGGCGGACGTGGCCGCACGGTCAACGAGATCCTGGGCCTGTCCGCACGAGGGGTCCGCAGCACGGCCGTACGCCTGCCCCGGACAGTGCACCACCAGGGCACGGGCGGGTTCGCCGGAGTGCTGACCGAGACCGCGCGCCGGACCGGAGTGTCCGGCTGTCCGGGCGACGGCACCCAGCGGTGGCCCGCGGTGCACGCACTCGACGCGGCCGTCCTCTTCCGGCTCGCTCTGGAGCGCGGGCCCGCCGGGTCCGCCTGGCACGCCGTGGCCGACGAAGGCGACCGGGTGCGCGACATCGCCGCGGTCATCGGCCGGCGGCTCGGGCTGCCGGTGGAGTCCGTACCGCAGGACGCGTACGGTCCGCTCGGCCCGATCTTCGCAACGGACCAGCCCTCCTCCAGTGCCCGTACCCGCGAGGCACTCGGCTGGGAACCCGAGCACCCGGGCCTCCTCCAGGACCTGGAGAACATCCAGCCCTGA
- a CDS encoding TetR/AcrR family transcriptional regulator has protein sequence MGRWEPGARERLVMAAVDLFIEQGYDATTVTQIAERAGVTKSTFFRHFPDKRELLVAGQETLSGLLTEGIAEAPDTATPLEAVAAGLVRASGAMGPMNRELAPRVKAAVAASTELQERDVLKSVSLAATMAAALTARGVPGPTADLAGELGILAFKRGFAEWSEGERGAEDALAGYTLAALDELRAASATLG, from the coding sequence ATGGGTCGATGGGAACCGGGCGCACGCGAACGCCTCGTCATGGCGGCTGTCGATCTGTTCATCGAGCAGGGATACGACGCCACGACGGTCACGCAGATCGCCGAGCGCGCCGGAGTCACCAAGAGCACGTTCTTCCGGCATTTCCCCGACAAGCGCGAGCTGCTGGTCGCCGGGCAGGAGACGCTGAGCGGGCTGCTGACGGAGGGCATCGCCGAGGCACCCGACACGGCCACCCCGCTGGAGGCGGTCGCCGCCGGCCTTGTGCGGGCCTCGGGCGCGATGGGGCCCATGAACCGCGAACTGGCCCCACGGGTGAAGGCCGCCGTCGCCGCCAGCACCGAACTGCAGGAGCGCGACGTTCTCAAGAGCGTCAGCCTCGCGGCCACGATGGCGGCGGCCCTGACCGCCCGGGGCGTCCCCGGCCCAACCGCGGACCTCGCGGGTGAACTGGGCATCCTGGCCTTCAAGCGGGGGTTCGCCGAATGGTCCGAAGGTGAGCGTGGCGCCGAGGACGCACTGGCGGGGTACACCTTGGCGGCACTGGACGAACTGCGGGCGGCGAGCGCGACGCTGGGCTGA
- a CDS encoding RICIN domain-containing protein translates to MSHLPLRRIRSARAGAAALTLALAAAGLGLTGGGTAHAADPVAQVWVTTGDGARKLSSDGTLTFNGSPQGTDVRIDGNQRSQRYTGAGASVTGASARLIQGLPADRRSELMRSLFSTSGDGIGLSYLRQPLASTDFDASNSPYSYEDTRGQFSIDRDKAEIIPVVKQALGVNPSIRFMGTPWSPPAWMKTNNSLNGGSLRTEHYGDFADYLVKAVKAYGQEGITLTDLTVQNEPENPTSYPSMSMSSAQQADFVRVLDQRLTAAGLPTNILAFDHNWDHPNYPLDVFSRTNGINRVIGAAFHCYAGSPTAQQQVYATGKRVFFTECSGTDSDNPAGTFGDSLRWQAENLVVQNMRNGGETVLTWNLALNQSGGPHQGLCGTRCNGVVEIANGNVTRGAEYYSLGHISKFVKVGATRIGSTSPGGGIQNVAFQNPDGTRVAYVVNTGGTQRFSLTDNGRSLAYTLPAGAVATFVWNPSGGGEPTGPIDTTAWYRVANTNSGACLDATDWGTANGTALQQWSCGDGANEKWQFRSTGDGYYQVVNQHNNKSWDVDGGAGATADGVKVHLWDYTGGANQQWRAESVASGQYRFVARHSGKCLAVDGSSTANGAKLSQQTCSGSAAQSFRLTS, encoded by the coding sequence GTGTCACATCTCCCTCTTCGAAGAATCCGTTCAGCACGGGCAGGGGCCGCCGCCCTGACCCTGGCCCTCGCCGCCGCCGGTCTCGGGCTCACGGGCGGCGGCACCGCACACGCAGCCGACCCGGTCGCCCAGGTCTGGGTGACCACCGGGGACGGTGCCCGCAAGCTCAGCTCCGACGGCACCCTCACCTTCAACGGCTCGCCGCAGGGCACCGACGTGCGCATCGACGGCAACCAGCGGAGCCAGCGCTACACCGGCGCCGGCGCCTCGGTCACCGGAGCGTCCGCGCGCCTCATACAAGGGCTCCCGGCGGACAGGCGCAGCGAGTTGATGCGCTCACTGTTTTCCACCTCGGGCGACGGGATCGGTCTGTCCTACCTGCGCCAGCCGCTGGCCAGCACGGACTTCGACGCCTCCAACAGTCCGTACTCCTACGAGGACACCCGCGGACAGTTTTCCATCGACCGCGACAAAGCGGAGATCATCCCCGTCGTCAAGCAGGCCCTCGGCGTCAACCCGTCCATCCGCTTCATGGGCACGCCCTGGTCGCCGCCCGCCTGGATGAAGACGAACAACTCGCTCAACGGCGGCAGCCTGCGGACCGAACACTACGGTGACTTCGCGGACTACCTGGTCAAGGCGGTCAAGGCGTACGGCCAGGAGGGCATCACCCTCACCGACCTCACGGTGCAGAACGAGCCCGAGAACCCGACGAGTTACCCCTCGATGTCGATGAGCTCGGCACAGCAGGCCGACTTCGTCCGCGTCCTGGATCAGCGGCTGACCGCGGCCGGGCTGCCGACGAACATCCTCGCCTTCGACCACAACTGGGACCACCCGAACTACCCGCTCGACGTGTTCTCCCGTACGAACGGGATCAACCGGGTCATCGGCGCCGCCTTCCACTGCTACGCCGGCAGTCCCACCGCCCAGCAGCAGGTCTACGCCACCGGCAAGCGCGTCTTCTTCACGGAGTGCTCCGGCACCGACAGCGACAACCCGGCCGGCACCTTCGGCGACAGCCTGCGGTGGCAGGCCGAGAACCTCGTCGTGCAGAACATGCGCAACGGCGGCGAGACCGTACTGACCTGGAACCTCGCCCTCAACCAGAGCGGCGGCCCGCACCAGGGCCTGTGCGGCACCCGGTGCAACGGCGTGGTGGAGATCGCGAACGGCAACGTCACCCGGGGTGCGGAATATTATTCGCTCGGCCACATCAGCAAGTTCGTGAAGGTCGGCGCCACCCGGATCGGCTCCACCAGCCCGGGAGGCGGCATCCAGAACGTCGCCTTCCAGAATCCGGACGGCACCCGCGTCGCCTACGTCGTGAACACCGGCGGCACGCAGCGCTTCTCCCTCACCGACAACGGCCGCTCGCTGGCCTACACCCTGCCGGCCGGTGCGGTCGCGACCTTCGTGTGGAACCCGTCCGGCGGCGGCGAACCGACCGGCCCGATCGACACCACTGCCTGGTACCGGGTGGCGAACACCAACAGCGGGGCCTGCCTGGACGCCACCGACTGGGGTACCGCCAACGGCACGGCGCTCCAGCAGTGGTCGTGCGGTGACGGCGCCAACGAGAAGTGGCAGTTCCGCTCCACCGGTGACGGCTACTACCAGGTCGTCAACCAGCACAACAACAAGTCCTGGGACGTGGACGGTGGCGCCGGCGCGACCGCGGACGGCGTCAAGGTCCATCTGTGGGACTACACGGGCGGCGCCAACCAGCAGTGGCGTGCGGAGTCCGTGGCCTCGGGGCAGTACCGCTTCGTCGCCCGGCACAGCGGCAAGTGCCTCGCCGTCGACGGATCGTCCACCGCCAACGGCGCGAAGCTCTCCCAGCAGACCTGCTCCGGTTCGGCGGCCCAGTCCTTCCGGCTGACCTCCTGA
- a CDS encoding TetR/AcrR family transcriptional regulator gives MDTFAARGYNNASLAEIADRAGLTQAGVLHYFRSKSLLLTSVLELRDDTDIEQLGTERPRGLRFLHHLVETARRNAEREGIVRLYAVLSAESVTDDHPAQEYFRSRYAGLRGFVADALTETCRLGDGEADAERARHAANAVIAVMDGLQIQWLLDPTAVDMAASTELVIDAVLAGVTP, from the coding sequence ATGGACACGTTCGCGGCACGCGGCTACAACAACGCCTCCCTGGCGGAGATCGCGGACCGGGCGGGCCTCACCCAGGCCGGCGTCCTGCACTACTTCCGCTCCAAGTCGCTGCTGCTGACCAGCGTGCTCGAACTGCGCGACGACACGGACATCGAGCAACTCGGCACCGAGCGTCCGCGCGGACTGCGGTTCCTGCACCACCTCGTCGAGACCGCCCGGCGCAACGCCGAACGCGAGGGCATCGTCCGGCTCTACGCCGTGCTCTCCGCGGAGTCCGTCACCGACGACCACCCGGCCCAGGAGTACTTCCGCAGCCGTTACGCAGGTCTGCGCGGCTTCGTCGCCGACGCCCTCACGGAGACGTGCCGACTCGGCGACGGCGAGGCGGACGCGGAACGCGCGCGGCACGCGGCCAACGCGGTCATCGCCGTCATGGACGGCCTCCAGATCCAGTGGCTCCTCGACCCGACCGCGGTCGACATGGCGGCGTCGACGGAACTGGTCATCGACGCGGTCCTCGCCGGGGTGACTCCGTAA
- a CDS encoding substrate-binding domain-containing protein — MREPVDRRRQRILAAVQARGAARVRDLADELQVSVVTVRRDVEELTREGMLRRGHGVVRSTLPAQEIPANDLAHGDRVAVVVPERHSYLTETLHGARTALEEAGMRMALHIAPQVAGAERPLVERALADGARGLLLAPRWHTLAAELADHDWLAALEVPTVLMERRPRRGSVAHALDSVCTDHWFGAHLAVEHLVGLGHRRIVFATREDSPTARTLRAAFTGIAGAHPLLEEWAWALISEQAGREGPYTAEETAELPGLLRRTRATAIVLHSDVDALMVVQRLADDGIRVPEDCSVVAYDDVVAALGTSPLTAVSPPKAEVGRAAAELLTQRLREGGREPARRVELLPRLMVRGSTRRADGPAGITSPSQ, encoded by the coding sequence GTGCGGGAGCCGGTCGATCGCAGGCGTCAGCGCATTCTCGCGGCGGTCCAGGCCCGTGGGGCCGCGCGGGTACGGGACCTCGCCGACGAGTTGCAGGTCTCGGTGGTGACGGTGCGCCGGGACGTGGAGGAGCTGACGCGCGAGGGCATGCTGCGCCGCGGACACGGTGTCGTCCGTTCGACGCTGCCCGCACAGGAGATCCCCGCGAACGACCTGGCCCACGGCGACCGGGTGGCCGTCGTGGTGCCGGAACGCCACTCGTACCTGACCGAGACCCTGCACGGCGCCCGTACAGCGCTGGAGGAGGCGGGGATGCGCATGGCCCTGCACATCGCCCCCCAGGTGGCCGGCGCCGAACGCCCTTTGGTGGAGCGGGCGTTGGCGGACGGCGCCCGCGGTCTGCTGCTCGCGCCCCGCTGGCACACCCTGGCGGCGGAGCTGGCCGACCACGACTGGCTGGCCGCGCTGGAGGTGCCCACGGTGCTGATGGAGCGCAGGCCGCGGCGGGGCAGCGTGGCGCATGCCCTGGACTCGGTGTGCACGGATCACTGGTTCGGCGCGCACCTCGCGGTGGAGCACCTGGTGGGACTGGGCCATCGCCGGATCGTGTTCGCGACGCGCGAGGACAGTCCGACGGCGCGCACCCTGCGGGCCGCCTTCACCGGCATCGCCGGGGCACATCCGCTGCTGGAGGAGTGGGCGTGGGCGCTGATCTCGGAGCAGGCGGGGCGCGAGGGACCGTACACGGCGGAGGAGACGGCGGAGTTGCCGGGTCTGCTGCGCCGGACGCGCGCGACCGCGATCGTGCTGCACAGCGACGTGGACGCGCTGATGGTGGTGCAGCGGCTGGCGGACGACGGGATACGGGTGCCCGAGGACTGTTCGGTCGTGGCGTACGACGACGTGGTGGCGGCGCTGGGCACGTCCCCCCTGACCGCCGTGTCCCCGCCCAAGGCGGAGGTCGGCCGGGCCGCCGCCGAGTTGTTGACGCAGCGTCTGCGGGAGGGCGGACGGGAGCCCGCGCGCCGCGTCGAGCTGCTCCCGCGGCTGATGGTGCGCGGCTCCACCCGGCGGGCCGACGGCCCGGCCGGGATCACCTCCCCCTCACAATGA